A genome region from Prinia subflava isolate CZ2003 ecotype Zambia chromosome 12, Cam_Psub_1.2, whole genome shotgun sequence includes the following:
- the KCNT1 gene encoding potassium channel subfamily T member 1 isoform X3 has translation MPFSGEERSLQGIYKPAGPAEGRPVCSECYTNSSFVYDDGSAHRLSSPGGCGGGDGGGSRKSGVILDIASLKMTELESEVLPLPPRYRFRDLLLGDQSFQSDDRVQVEFYVNENTFKERLKLFFIKNQRSSLRIRLFNFSLKLLTCLLYIVRVLLDNPEEGIGCWECEKQNYTAFNQSTNINWSHIFWVDRKTPLWAVQVSIALISFLETMLLIYLSYKGNIWEQIFRISFVLEMINTVPFIITIFWPPLRNLFIPVFLNCWLAKYALENMINDLHRAIQRTQSAMFNQVLILICTLLCLVFTGTCGIQHLERAGEKLSLFKSFYFCIVTFSTVGYGDVTPKIWPSQLLVVIMICVALVVLPLQFEELVYLWMERQKSGGNYSRHRAQTEKHVVLCVSSLKIDLLMDFLNEFYAHPRLQDYYVVILCPTEMDIQVRRVLQIPLWSQRVIYLQGSALKDQDLMRAKMDNGEACFILSSRNEVDRTAADHQTILRAWAVKDFAPNCPLYVQILKPENKFHVKFADHVVCEEECKYAMLALNCVCPATSTLITLLVHTSRGQEGQESPEQWQRMYGRCSGNEVYHIRMGDSKFFMEYEGKSFTYAAFHAHKKYGVCLIGIRREENKSILLNPGPRHIMAASDTCFYINITKEENSAFIFKQEEKQKKKGFAGSYDGPSRLPVHSIIASMVAMDLQNTECRPANSSKLALPAENGSGTRRPSIAPVLELADTSSLLPCDLLSDQSEDEMTQSDEEGSAVVEYVKGYPPNSPYIGSSPTLCHLLPEKAPFCCLRLDKGCKHNSFEDAKAYGFKNKLIIVSAETAGNGLYNFIVPLRAYYRSRKELNPIVLLLDNKPEHHFLEAICCFPMVYYMEGTIDNLDSLLQCGIIYADNLVVVDKESTMSAEEDYMADAKTIVNVQTMFRLFPSLSIITELTHPSNMRFMQFRAKDSYSLALSKLEKRERENGSNLAFMFRLPFAAGRVFSISMLDTLLYQSFVKDYMITITRLLLGLDTTPGSGYLCAMKITEDDLWIRTYGRLFQKLCSSSAEIPIGIYRTESHMFATSEPHDIRAQSQISINVEDCEDTKDVKEHWGIKTSHHRNSCSSDQSEHPLLRRKSMQWARRLSRKGNKHSSKTAEWISQQRLSLYRRSERQELSELVKNRMKHLGLPTTGYDEMNDHQNTLSYVLINPPPDTRLELNDIVYLIRSDPLAHVSNDGHSRKSSCSHKPGSGNPETRDETQL, from the exons GGTGCAGGTGGAGTTCTACGTGAATGAAAACACCTTCAAGGAGCGGCTGAAGCTTTTCTTCATCAAGAACCAGCGATCGA GCCTGAGGATCCGGCTCTTCAACTTCTCCCTGAAGCTGCTCACGTGCCTCCTGTACATCGTCCGTGTCCTGCTGGACAACCCCGAGGAGGGCATCGGCTG CTGGGAATGCGAGAAGCAGAATTACACAGCCTTCAACCAGTCCACAAACATAAACTG GTCACACATCTTTTGGGTGGACAGGAAAACCCCGCTGTGGGCCGTGCAG GTCAGCATCGCCCTCATCAGCTTCCTGGAGACCATGCTGCTCATCTATCTCAGCTACAAG GGGAACATCTGGGAACAGATTTTTCGCATTTCCTTCGTGCTGGAGATGATCAACACGGTGCCGTTCATCATCACG ATATTCTGGCCCCCTTTGCGGAATTTGTTCATTCCTGTGTTTCTGAACTGCTGGCTGGCCAAGTACGCCCTGGAGAACATGATT aACGATCTGCACCGAGCCATCCAAAGGACGCAGTCAGCAATGTTCAACCAGGTGCTCATCCTGATCTGCACCCTGCTCTGTCTCGTTTTCACGGG gacctgcgGCATCCAGCACTTAGAAAGAGCAGGTGAGAAGCTCTCCCTCTTCAAGTCCTTCTATTTCTGCATCGTCACCTTTTCCACCGTGGGCTACGGAGATGTGACACCAAAGATTTggccttcccagctcctggtggtGATCATGATCTGCGTGGCCCTGGTGGTGCTGCCGCTCCAG TTCGAGGAGCTCGTCTACCTGTGGATGGAGCGGCAGAAGTCGGGAGGGAATTACAGCCGGCACCGCGCCCAGACGGAGAAGCACGTGGTGCTCTGCGTCAGCTCGCTCAAGATCGACCTCCTCATGGACTTCCTCAACGAGTTCTATGCCCACCCTCGCCTGCAg GATTACTACGTGGTGATCCTGTGCCCCACGGAGATGGACATCCAGGTGCGGCGCGTGCTGCAGATCCCGCTGTGGTCGCAGCGCGTGATTTACCTGCAGGGCTCCGCGCTCAAGGACCAGGACCTCATGAGGGCCAA gaTGGACAATGGAGAAGCTTGCTTCATTCTCAGCAGCCGGAACGAGGTGGACAGGACAGCGGCG GACCACCAGACCATCCTAAGGGCCTGGGCTGTCAAAGACTTTGCTCCAAACTGTCCTCTCTACGTTCAGATCTTAAAGCCAGAGAATAAATTTCATGTCAAGTTTGCTG ACCACGTGGTGTGTGAAGAGGAGTGCAAATATGCCATGCTGGCACTGAACTGCGTGTGCCCTGCCACCTCCACCCTCATCACTCTGCTGGTGCACACCTCCCGCGGCCA GGAGGGCCAGGAGTCTCCGGAGCAGTGGCAGCGGATGTACGGGCGCTGCTCGGGCAATGAGGTCTATCACATCCGCATGGGCGACAGCAAATTCTTCATGGAGTACGAGGGCAAGAGCTTCACCTACGCCGCCTTCCACGCGCACAAGAA GTACGGCGTGTGCCTGATCGGCATCCGCAGGGAGGAGAACAAGAGCATCCTGCTGAACCCCGGCCCGCGGCACATCATGGCAGCGTCGGACACCTGCTTCTACATCAACATCACCAAGGAGGAGAACTCCGCCTTCATCTTCaagcaggaggagaagcagaagaagaaggGCTTTGCGGGCAGCTACGACGGCCCCTCCCGCCTGCCCGTGCACAGCATCATCGCCAGCATGG TGGCCATGGACCTGCAGAACACCGAGTGCCGCCCCGCCAACAGCAGCAAGCTGGCGCTGCCGGCCGAGAACGGCTCGGGAACACGCCGGCCCAGCATCGCCCCCGTGCTGGAGCTGGCTGACACCTCGTCCCTGCTGCCCTGCGACCTCCTCAGCGACCAGTCCGAGGACGAGATGACGCAGTCGGACGAGGAGGGCTCGGCGGTGGTGGA GTACGTGAAGGGCTACCCCCCAAACTCGCCCTACATCGGGAGCTcccccaccctgtgccacctcctgcccgAGAAAGCCCCATTCTGCTGCCTGAGGCTGGACAAg GGCTGCAAGCACAACAGCTTCGAGGACGCCAAGGCCTACGGCTTCAAGAACAAGCTGATCATCGTTTCTGCGGAGACGGCCGGGAACGGGCTCTACAACTTCATCGTCCCTCTGCGGGCCTACTACCGCTCCCGCAAGGAGCTCAACCCCAtcgtgctgctgctggacaacAA GCCTGAGCACCACTTTCTGGAGGCCATCTGCTGTTTCCCCATGGTTTACTACATGGAGGGCACCATTGACAA CCTGGACAGTTTGCTGCAGTGTGGCATCATCTACGCTGACAACCTGGTGGTGGTGGACAAGGAGAGCACCATGAGCGCCGAGGAGGACTACATGGCAGACGCCAAGACCATTGTCAACGTCCAGACCATGTTCAG GCTCTTCCCCAGCCTCAGCATTATCACGGAGCTGACCCACCCCTCCAACATGAGGTTCATGCAGTTCAGAGCAAAGGACAGTTACTCTCTGGCCCTTTCCAAGCTAGAAAAG AGAGAGCGAGAGAAcggctccaacctggccttcaTGTTCCGGCTGCCCTTCGCGGCCGGGCGGGTGTTCAGCATCAGCATGCTGGACACGCTGCTCTACCAG TCGTTCGTGAAGGATTACATGATCACCATCACGCGGCTGCTGCTGGGCCTCGACACCACGCCGGGCTCGGGGTACCTCTGTGCG aTGAAGATCACTGAGGACGACCTGTGGATCCGGACGTACGGCCGCCTCTTCCAgaagctctgctcctccagtgcCGAGATCCCCATCGGCATTTACAGGACGGAGTCGCACATGTTCGCCACCTCCGAG ccccacgaCATCAGAGCGCAG TCACAGATCTCAATCAATGTTGAGGACTGCGAGGACACGAAGGACGTCAAGGAGCACTGGGGCATCAAGACGAGCCACCACCGCAACTCGTGCTCCAGCGACCAGTCCGAGCACCCTCTGCTGCGGCGCAAGAGCATGCAGTGGGCACGGCGCCTCAGCAGGAAGGGCAACAAGCACTCCAGCAAGACGGCCGAGTGGATCAGCCAGCAGCGCCTCAGCCTGTACCGGCGCTCCGAGCGCCAGGAGCTGTCCGAGCTCGTCAAAAACCGTATGAAGCACCTGGGCTTGCCCACCACCGGCTACG ATGAGATGAACGACCACCAGAACACCTTGTCCTACGTCCTGATCAACCCTCCCCCGGACACGCGGCTGGAGCTCAACGACATCGT GTACCTGATCCGCTCAGACCCTCTGGCCCACGTGTCCAACGACGGCCACAGCCgcaagagcagctgcagccacaagCCGGGCTCGGGGAACCCCGAAACGCGCGACGAGAcccagctgtga